A window of Arcobacter acticola genomic DNA:
AAAAAAACTTATTCCTCAAGCATTAAGAGATAAATTTAATATTGGAGTATTATTATTAGATATGGATCATTTCAAAGCTGTAAACGATGAATATGGTCATGATATTGGAGACAAGGTATTAAAAGAATTAGCAAGAATCTTAAATGAAACAACAAGAGAATCTGATATTATCATTAGATATGGTGGAGAAGAATTCATTGTTTTACTTGTAAATATAAAAACAGAAGAACAAGCTATTTCTGTTGCAAATAAAATAAGAATTAAAGTTAGTGAAAATGAAATAGATGTATACGCAGGAAGTAAATTAAGAAAAACTGTTAGTATTGGATTATCAATGTTTCCTGAGGATTCAAGTTCATTAGAATCTGTAATAAAAAATGCAGATATTGCACTTTATGAAGCAAAAAGTAAAGGTAGAAATCAAGTAGTTAGATTTCAATCTGAACAAACTTCTAGCATAGATTTATTTTAAAATTTAAAGAACAGCCTATAAAATCATTAATTTTATAGGCTTCTTTGAAAACTATTTTGATACTTCCCCTATATAACTTTCAACTGTAGCTATTTTATTTTTCAACCTATTCTCATGGCCTTTTCTAATATCAAATTTCAATGTAGCATAAACTCTGTTACAACCTAGCTCTTCTAATCTTGAATAACATTTTTCTGCTAAAGCAAATGCTTCTGCTATTGTATTTATTTCTATAATAGTAGCCATTGAGGTAAGTTGATAACTCATACCACTATCTCTTATAATTTTAATAACTTCAGAAACTTCTTTACTTTTACTTTCACTTTTATCTGTGGGGAACATTGACATTTCTAATAATACACTCATAAATTAACCTTTAAATCTATTTATTTAATAATACATAAACTATTATAAAAAGTTTAATAAATAGACAGTAAAAGAGTGTACTGCTTTATTTTTTAATTGCTATTTAAAATTATTTTGATAACATATCTGTTAGTAAATATTAAAACAAGAAGGATTAAAATGCAACTAGATGTATCTGCAGAAGTAATATTATCTCAACTAGGATATTCAAAAAATGATGCTTCACTACAACAAGCTGAAAAAATAATAAATTCAACAAGTAATTTTGATAAATTCTCAAAACATATTTTCACACTAAATGACCACTTAAAAAAAATGAATGCATATGTTGCACTATCAAATAAATCTGATTATTTAAAAATCAAATGTGATGAAAATGATTCTAATGAAATCTTAGAAGAGTTTCATAATGAAGTTTCACATTGGGCAGATAAGTACAATGTAAAACTTGAAAAATTAGATAGTAGACACATATACTATATTTTAGGTACTCACTAAAATATTTTTCTATAACTATGACAATAAGGCATCTTTTGATGTCTTTCATAGTAATCTTGATGATAAGACTCTGCCTCATAAAACTTAACTAACGATCGTAAAGAAGTTGCGATTTTAAAACCTTTATTTTCTAACTCACAAATTAATTTTTCACATACTTTTTGTTGTTTTTCATCCACATAAAAAATTGCAGATAAATACTGACTTCCTATATCTGGACCTTGTCCATTAGTTTGAGTAAAATCATGGATTTCAAAAAATAGTTTTGTTAATGTTTCAAAAGAAACAATAGTTTCATCATAAGTAATCTCAACTACTTCTAAATGACCTGTTAACCCAGTACATACCATTTCATAGGTAGGATTATCAATATGGCCTCCCATATAACCAGAAATTGCACTAAGCACACCTTCTA
This region includes:
- a CDS encoding MTH1187 family thiamine-binding protein, which gives rise to MSVLLEMSMFPTDKSESKSKEVSEVIKIIRDSGMSYQLTSMATIIEINTIAEAFALAEKCYSRLEELGCNRVYATLKFDIRKGHENRLKNKIATVESYIGEVSK
- the msrA gene encoding peptide-methionine (S)-S-oxide reductase MsrA, with protein sequence MNNENIKKAYFAAGCFWGVEYHFEKLEGVLSAISGYMGGHIDNPTYEMVCTGLTGHLEVVEITYDETIVSFETLTKLFFEIHDFTQTNGQGPDIGSQYLSAIFYVDEKQQKVCEKLICELENKGFKIATSLRSLVKFYEAESYHQDYYERHQKMPYCHSYRKIF